One part of the Plasmodium yoelii strain 17X genome assembly, chromosome: 13 genome encodes these proteins:
- a CDS encoding elongation factor 2, putative, translating to MVNFTVDQVREIMNKTKQIRNMSVIAHVDHGKSTLTDSLVSKAGIISSKHAGDARFTDTRADEQERCITIKSTGISMYFEHDLEDGEGKKPFLINLIDSPGHVDFSSEVTAALRVTDGALVVVDTIEGVCVQTETVLYQALGERIKPVLHVNKVDRALLELQMEVEDIYQTFARTIESVNVIISTYTDKLMGDIQVYPEKGTVSFGSGLQGWAFTLETFSRIYSKKFGIEKSKMMQRLWGNSFYDAKTKKWSKNQQEGYKRGFCQFIMEPILNLCQSIMNDDKEKYTKMLQNIGVELKGDDKLLTGKQLLKKAMQLWLPAGDTLLEMIVTHLPSPATAQKYRVENLYEGPMDDEAANAIRNCDPNGPLMMYISKMVPTSDKGRFYAFGRVFSGTVATGQKVRIQGPHYVPGEKTDLYEKNIQRTVLMMGRYTEQVQDVPCGNTCCLVGVDQYIVKSGTITTFKEAHNIADMKYSVSPVVRVAVKPKDSKQLPKLVDGLKKLAKSDPLVLCTTDESGEHIISGCGELHIEICLKDLKDEYAQIDFIVSDPVVSYRETVTEESTITCLGKSPNKHNRLFMKAYPLAEGLPEDIDKGKVSDKDDPKTRANYLHSNYQWDKNLALKIWAFGPETIGPNLLTDNTSGIQYMNEIKVHCVAAFQWASKEGVLCEENMRGCEFRMLDVHMHADAIHRGAGQIMPACKKCIYACELTAVPRLVEPIYLVDISCPQDVVSGVYSVLNKRRGIVISEDQKLGTPLLKIQAHLPVAESFGFTSALRAATSGQAFPQCVFDHWSVLYDDPFDSNKNSYKIIMNIRERKGIKVEMPQLDNYLDKL from the coding sequence ATGGTGAACTTTACAGTAGATCAAGTTCGTGAGATCATGaacaaaacaaaacaaattaGGAACATGTCCGTTATAGCACATGTCGACCACGGAAAATCAACATTAACAGATTCTTTGGTATCAAAAGCAGGTATTATATCTAGTAAGCATGCAGGAGATGCTCGTTTTACTGATACTCGAGCAGATGAACAAGAAAGATGTATTACCATTAAGTCAACTGGTATATCCATGTATTTTGAACATGATTTAGAAGATGGAGAAGGAAAAAAACCTTTTCTTATCAACTTAATTGATTCACCAGGACACGTTGACTTTTCATCAGAAGTTACAGCAGCATTAAGAGTTACAGATGGTGCTTTAGTTGTTGTTGATACTATTGAAGGTGTATGTGTACAAACAGAAACTGTTTTGTATCAAGCTTTAGGAGAAAGAATTAAGCCAGTATTACATGTTAACAAAGTTGACAGAGCATTATTAGAATTACAAATGGAAGTTGAAGATATTTATCAAACTTTTGCAAGAACTATTGAAAGTGTAAATGTTATCATTTCTACATATACTGACAAATTAATGGGAGATATTCAAGTATATCCCGAAAAAGGTACTGTATCTTTTGGTTCTGGTTTACAAGGTTGGGCATTTACTTTAGAAACTTTCTCAAGAATATATTCCAAAAAATTCGGTATTGAAAAAAGTAAAATGATGCAACGTTTATGGGGTAACAGTTTTTACGATgctaaaacaaaaaaatggtCAAAAAATCAACAAGAAGGATATAAAAGAGGTTTTTGCCAATTTATTATGGAACCAATCTTAAACTTATGTCAATCAATTATGAATGATGATAAAGAGAAATACACAAAGATGTTACAAAACATCGGAGTTGAATTAAAGGGAGACGATAAATTATTAACTGGTAaacaattattaaaaaaagctATGCAATTATGGTTACCAGCAGGAGATACTTTATTAGAAATGATTGTTACTCATTTACCATCCCCAGCAACTGCACAAAAATATCGTGTTGAAAATTTATATGAAGGTCCCATGGATGATGAAGCAGCTAATGCTATACGTAATTGTGATCCTAATGGACCATTAATGATGTATATATCAAAAATGGTGCCGACATCTGATAAGGGACGATTTTATGCATTTGGTCGTGTGTTTTCAGGAACAGTCGCTACAGGACAAAAAGTTAGAATCCAAGGTCCACATTATGTACCAGGAGAAAAAACAgatttatatgaaaaaaatattcaaagaACTGTATTAATGATGGGTAGATATACTGAACAAGTTCAAGATGTACCATGTGGTAATACATGTTGTTTGGTCGGTGTTGATCAATATATTGTAAAATCAGGAACAATTACTACATTTAAAGAAGCACATAACATTGCTGATATGAAATATAGTGTATCCCCTGTCGTCCGTGTTGCAGTTAAACCTAAGGATAGCAAACAATTACCAAAATTAGTTGATGGTCTTAAAAAATTAGCTAAATCTGATCCATTAGTTTTATGTACTACTGATGAATCTGGAGAACATATTATATCTGGTTGTGGTGAATTACACATTGAAATTTGCttaaaagatttaaaagACGAATATGCACAAATTGATTTTATTGTTTCTGACCCAGTTGTTTCATATAGAGAAACTGTTACTGAAGAATCAACAATTACATGTTTAGGTAAATCACCAAATAAACACAATCGTCTATTTATGAAAGCTTACCCATTGGCTGAAGGATTACCAGAAGATATTGATAAAGGTAAAGTATCCGATAAAGATGACCCCAAAACTAGAGCAAACTACTTACACAGTAATTATCAATGGGATAAGAACTTagcattaaaaatatgggCATTTGGTCCAGAAACTATTGGTCCAAATCTTTTAACAGATAATACAAGTGGTATACAATATATGAATGAAATTAAAGTACATTGTGTAGCTGCTTTCCAATGGGCATCAAAAGAAGGTGTGTTATGTGAAGAAAATATGAGAGGATGTGAATTCAGAATGTTAGATGTTCATATGCACGCTGATGCTATTCACAGAGGTGCAGGTCAAATTATGCCCGCttgtaaaaaatgtatatatgcatgtgAATTAACAGCAGTACCAAGATTAGTAGAACCAATATATCTTGTCGATATTAGTTGTCCACAAGATGTTGTTAGTGGTGTATATAGTGTTTTAAACAAAAGAAGAGGTATTGTTATATCTGAAGACCAAAAATTAGGAACaccattattaaaaatacaagCACATTTACCTGTCGCAGAATCTTTTGGTTTCACATCTGCATTACGTGCTGCTACATCTGGTCAAGCATTTCCACAATGTGTCTTCGATCACTGGTCTGTATTATATGATGATCCTTTtgattcaaataaaaattcatataaaattattatgaacATTAGAGAAAGAAAAGGTATCAAAGTAGAAATGCCACAATTGGATAACTACTTAGATAAATTATAA
- a CDS encoding E3 SUMO-protein ligase NSE2, putative codes for MHYQDDSPKNANGNGDDMTSHDDETPYFKDVWDSLERYEEEYTPSNDIIKYHSHLQKSLYNILFSIKYFHDINIDSHFLKLVNKYVKLKLQGNQTDEKDISRLARFHLKSQKEDDDEDELVVDEEIGAFPTKCPISQMPFENPVTQRFSKNRKACVHTFENSFILRLIQNKDTIECPIAACKKKVYRNSLHPDYELLHHSRFMKFRDNITEAKEYFVKLRNDEDKGFNFVE; via the exons ATGCATTATCAAGATGATTCCCCTAAAAAT gCAAATGGAAATGGAGATGACATGACATCACATGATGATGAA ACCCCATATTTTAAAGATGTTTGGGATAGTTTAGAAAGATATGAAGAAGAATATACACCATCtaatgatataataaaatatcacAGCCATTTACAAAAAAGCTTATACAACATTTTGTTTTCCATTAAATATTTCC atgatataaatattgattcacattttttaaaactagtaaataaatatgtaaaactAAAACTACAAG GGAATCAAACAGACGAAAAGGACATTTCTCGACTAGCAAGG TTCCATTTAAAAAGCCAAAAAGAAGATGATGATGAGGATGAATTAGTAGTCGATGAAGAAATTGGCGCATTCCCTACCAAATGTCCAATATCACAAATGCCCTTTGAAAACCCTGTTACACAAAG ATTTAGCAAAAATAGAAAGGCATGTGTGCACACCTTTGAAAATTCCTTTATTCTTAGattaat ACAAAATAAAGACACAATAGAATGTCCAATAGCcg cttgtaaaaaaaaagtctATAGAAATAGCTTGCACCCCGATTATGAGCTTCTTCATCACTCAAG GTTTATGAAGTTTAGAGATAATATCACAGAAGCAAAAGAATATTTCGTAAAGCTTCGGAATGATG AGGATAAAGGTTTCAATTTTgtggaataa
- a CDS encoding pre-mRNA-splicing factor CWF18, putative, whose amino-acid sequence MQKWIYIFKGNVYLYIFLIKNKKGEIEGILLFLLVNILYYNTLGVITFKKPNCYMLKMEKIKYYEKLKFYNYVPVNKELKACCISCPDTEKYELELNEQLEEELKNVFQGNILDQIHAKNINADLKRDLQKKMNILSKRTDKAIIELIKRKINDNKNNQTIYNENEDDENTCMTLDLNKNNDAKFGHILHETINKLDNMDESD is encoded by the coding sequence atgcaaaaatggatttatatttttaaaggCAATGTTTacttgtatatttttttaatcaaaaacaaaaagggGGAAATAGAAGGTATATTACTCTTTTTATtagtaaatatattatattataatacacTAGGAGTAATAACATTTAAGAAGCCTAATTGTTATATGTTGAAAATggaaaagataaaatattatgaaaaattaaaattttataattatgttCCAGTAAATAAAGAACTAAAGGCATGTTGTATATCATGTCCTGATactgaaaaatatgaacttGAATTAAATGAACAATTGGAagaggaattaaaaaatgtatttcaAGGTAACATATTAGATCAAATTcatgcaaaaaatataaatgctGATTTGAAAAGagatttacaaaaaaaaatgaatattctATCTAAAAGAACAGATAAAGCAATTATCGAACTaattaaaaggaaaataaatgacaataaaaataatcaaactatttataatgaaaatgaagatgaTGAGAATACATGTATGACTTTAGAtcttaacaaaaataatgatgCCAAATTTGGTCATATTTTACATGAAACTATTAATAAATTGGATAACATGGATGAATCAGATTAA
- a CDS encoding calcineurin subunit B, putative: protein MGNTHAILSEKDQKDLLQAARFSEMDIKKMYKRFLELDTNKNGQLDPNELFDVPEISDNPLVKRVISIFDSNSDGKVSFVEFLVGITKLMSTTDDFQKKKFAFDIYDINKDGMISNGELFTVMKMMVGNNLNDVQLQQLVDRTIIQADKDGDGMISFEEFKDMISHIDVGNKLKLDL, encoded by the exons ATGGG AAACACACACGCAATATTATCTGAAAAAGATCAAAAGGATTTGTTGCAAGCTGCTCGTTTTAGTGAAAtggatattaaaaaaatgtataaaagaTTTCTTGAACttgatacaaataaaaacgGACAACTAGATCCAAATGAATTATTTGATGTTCCTGAAATAAGCGAT aATCCACTAGTAAAAAGAGTTATATCAATATTTGATTCAAATTCAGATGGAAAAGTATCATTTGTTGAATTTTTAGTTGGAATaa CGAAATTAATGTCAACCACAGACGAttttcagaaaaaaaaattcgcCTTTGATATATATGACATAAATAAAGATGGAATGATTTCTAATGGTGAATTATTTACCGTTATGAAAATGATGGTTGggaataatttaaatgatgtacag TTGCAGCAGCTAGTTGATAGAACAATCATACAAGCAGACAAAGACGGAGATGGAATGATTTCATTTGAAGAATTTAAAgat ATGATATCGCACATTGATGTTGGGAATAAACTCAAGCtagatttataa
- a CDS encoding sortilin, putative, whose product MKKKIEQNNPRHKKYSYSDESKMQNFFYKSINKNRFYLLFFLFLFSSLTHLAQCQVKKKVSVSEINFDSAVDDVQWCGNNHSTVLVKTIKGKLYRSSDGGKIWTNITSNLSENSSNKNDSTSGHTPETTVVDLIMVNPINKNIVLVIGAQNSHYISDDAGETFKLINYKNKINFWQFHNKKAQWALVSSWTSACFSTDNSSGECMQTLSLTKDLGASFQLIDIYVVQFNWGDVSSHSEDTIYYTRHRNRNGHQQRFSGWSKDVDFVSTNNFGKDVEVLVKHGNKFLISNGYIFVAKLNDVIKQTVNMMVSTDGGKTFNKANLPKDIHEKSYTILDTSEGAIMLHVNHGSTSEKLNTGNVYISDASGLNYTLSLPNNIRTASGECEFDRVLSLDGVYIANFLDDQDEMKDEDLKFTNFKLQLEEEVGPVETNTQKRKKQLTKGKNEEIVRTVISFNKGGHWSYLKAPKVDSIGNKYDCGDECYLHLHGITNYHQYAPFYSIENAVGIIMGTGNVGSHLKYKSDEVNTFLSRDGGVTWIEAHKGPYIYEFGDHGGLIVMSDDLRKTNQIVFSWNEGQSWFDFELGQFPIDVDNIVAEPTSSSVEFLVYGTRNDIGVLYHLDFNALGQPLCKGLWAADSVSSDYETWSPSSGSFTDKCILGRKITYTRRKQTSECFNGKDLKRIVDKKLCDCTPEDYECETGFTRKVGSFECKPTDSTLTIEGCTSSSYFYATAYRKVPGDVCVNGWVPEKVPVPCPDYSPFNNSAKSILFILFIMGLVMLIITYICRNPKFRNMFYNYGFDTFEHVKYSVVKTKKGNINNNVFEPEMEFIDAEQDNNEEDVPTLMSYNERNGQRNDFELTRNRSNHNNYVTSRASNSQKKYPENIELL is encoded by the exons atgaaaaaaaaaatcgaacAAAACAATCCGAGGCACAAAAAGTATTCCTATTCAGATGAAAGCAAGAtgcaaaattttttttataaaagtataaataaaaatcgaTTTtaccttttattttttttattccttttttcGTCATTAACACATTTAGCGCAATGtcaagtaaaaaaaaaagtttctGTTAGTGAAATCAATTTCGATAGTGCCGTGGATGATGTCCAGTGGTGTGGTAACAACCATTCGACCGTTTTAGTAAAAACGATAAAGggaaaattatatagaaGTTCAGATGGAGGTAAAATATGGACAAATATAACAAGTAATTTATCGGAAAATTCCAGTAACAAAAATGATAGCACATCAGGACACACCCCTGAAACTACTGTAGTCGATCTAATTATGGTTAATCctattaacaaaaatatcGTATTAGTTATTGGAGCTCAAAATAGTCATTATATATCAGATGATGCTGGAGAaacatttaaattaataaattataaaaataaaattaatttttggCAATTTCATAATAAAAAGGCACAATGGGCTTTAGTTTCATCATGGACATCTGCTTGTTTTTCGACAGATAATAGCAGTGGGGAATGTATGCAAACTTTATCATTAACAAAAGATTTAGGTGCAAGTTTTCAGTTAATAGATATTTATGTTGTTCAATTTAATTGGGGAGATGTAAGTTCACACTCCGAAGATACTATTTATTACACTCGACATAGAAATAGAAATGGTCACCAACAAAGATTTAGTGGATGGTCTAAAGATGTCGATTTTGTATCTACAAATAACTTTGGAAAAGATGTCGAAGTGCTAGTAAAGCACGGAAATAAGTTTTTAATATCAAATGGGTACATATTTGTTGCTAAGTTAAATGATGTAATTAAACAAACAGTTAATATGATGGTATCAACAGACGGAGGAAAAACATTTAATAAAGCGAATTTACCAAAAGATATACATGAGAAATCATATACAATTTTAGATACTTCAGAAGGTGCTATAATGTTACACGTAAATCATGGATCAACAtctgaaaaattaaatactggaaatgtatatatttctgATGCGTCCGGGCTAAATTATACCCTTTCATTACCAAACAATATAAGAACCGCATCTGGTGAATGTGAATTTGATAGAGTTTTAAGTTTAGATGGTGTATATATTGCAAATTTTTTAGATGATCAAGATGAGATGAAAGATGAAGATTTAAAGTTcacaaattttaaattacaGTTAGAAGAAGAAGTAGGTCCAGTTGAAACAAATAcacaaaaaagaaaaaaacaattaacaaaaggaaaaaatgaagaaatcgTAAGAACtgttatttcttttaataaagGTGGACATTGGTCATATTTGAAAGCACCAAAAGTAGATAGTATaggaaataaatatgattgtGGAGATGAATGTTATTTACATTTACATGGTATAACAAACTATCATCAATATGCTCCATTTTATTCAATAGAAAATGCGGTTGGAATAATTATGGGTACAGGTAATGTTGGTAGCCAtctaaaatataaaagcgaTGAAgtaaatacatttttatcaaGAGATGGTGGTGTGACATGGATAGAGGCACACAAAGGcccatatatttatgaatttGGTGATCATGGTGGTTTAATAGTTATGTCAGATGATTTGCGTAAAACTAATCAAATTGTTTTTAGCTGGAATGAAGGGCAAAGTTGGTTTGATTTTGAATTAGGACAATTCCCAATAGATGTTGATAATATTGTAGCTGAGCCAACTTCTTCTTCTGTTGAATTTTTAGTTTATGGTACAAGAAATGATATAGGGGTTTTATATCATCTTGATTTTAATGCTCTTGGACAACCTTTATGTAAAGGGTTATGGGCAGCAGACTCAGTTTCTTCTGATTATGAAACATGGTCTCCCTCTAGTGGCTCCTTCACagataaatgtatattaggAAGAAAAATTACTTACACACGAAGAAAACAAACATCTGAATGTTTTAATGGAAAAGATTTAAAAAGAATTGTTGATAAAAAACTTTGTGATTGTACACCAGAAGATTACGAATGTGAAACTGGTTTTACACGAAAAGTTGGAAGCTTTGAATGTAAACCAACTGATTCAACATTAACAATTGAAGGATGCACAAGTAGTTCTTATTTTTATGCAACAGCTTATAGAAAAGTTCCTGGTGACGTATGTGTTAATGGTTGGGTTCCTGAAAAGGTTCCTGTTCCTTGCCCAGACTATTCCCCATTTAATAATA GCGCAAAATCAATTTTGTTCATACTATTTATTATGGGACTCGTTATGCTTATAATTACATACATATGCAGAAACCCTAAATTTCGAAACATGTTTTATAATTATG GTTTTGATACATTTGAGCATGTCAAATATTCAGTTGTTAAAACGAAAAAAGGAAACATAAATAACAATGTGTTTGAACCGGAAATGGAATTTATAGACGCGGAACAA gATAACAACGAAGAAGATGTTCCTACCCTTATGTCATATAACGAAAGAAATGGACAAAGAAACGATTTCGAATTAACTAGAAACAGATCaaatcataataattatgttaCATCCAGAGCATCGaattcacaaaaaaaatatccagAAAACAttgaattattataa